The Sebastes fasciatus isolate fSebFas1 chromosome 4, fSebFas1.pri, whole genome shotgun sequence genome window below encodes:
- the LOC141766643 gene encoding uncharacterized protein LOC141766643 produces the protein MIDRDVLLEALCTVCNADVTVQSDVRLRSAGATQQPQLFSKNFIHAVLGADETSQVSRSNFCRLQCALQGQDPSAGYTYQEECGTRNPPCFINEAEFFDQRFDYDFTKLTAVETYHRGGEVYERPYGWQRFALRVLDDYENHAWLGTQYRSTQSVPGEWPVSYHGTSKEGAGGIIEGHYKPGPGDAYGRGIYSTPYLSEAIYYAKTFTCKKNGKKYQVMLQNRINPTYREKHRDGKYWLVRVPRGTSQDEEQKMVQRAIRPYGLLLKEV, from the exons ATGATTGATAGAGACGTCTTACTCGAAGCTTTGTGCACAGTCTGCAATGCCGATGTGACTGTTCAATCTGATGTAAGGCTCAGATCTGCAGGAGCAACACAGCAGCCGCAGCTGTTCAGCAAGAATTTCATCCATGCAGTCTTGGGTGCAGATGAAACCAG CCAGGTGTCAAGATCCAACTTCTGCCGCCTCCAATGTGCCCTGCAAGGTCAGGATCCGTCAGCAGGTTATACCTACCAGGAGGAATGTGGAACACGAAATCCACCGTGCTTCATTAATGAGGCTGAATTCTTTGACCAAAGATTCGACTATGACTTCACCAAGCTGACTGCTGTCGAGACTTACcacagaggtggagaggtgtACGAACGCCCGTATGGTTGGCAGCGTTTTGCCCTCAGG GTCCTGGATGATTATGAAAACCATGCCTGGCTGGGAACCCAATACCGTAGCACGCAGTCAGTGCCAGGGGAGTGGCCTGTGTCCTACCATGGGACGTCAAAGGAAGGTGCTGGCGGCATCATCGAAGGACACTACAAG CCTGGCCCTGGTGACGCTTATGGCAGGGGGATTTATTCTACTCCATACTTGTCTGAGGCGATCTATTACGCCAAAACATTCACCTGCAAGAAGAACGGCAAGAAGTACCAAGTGATGCTGCAGAATCGTATCAACCCCACGTACCGGGAGAAACACAGAGACGGGAAGTACTGGCTGGTTCGCGTCCCTAGAGGAACATCACAGGATGAAGAGCAGAAGATGGTCCAAAGGGCCATCCGTCCTTATGGCCTTCTTCTGAAAGAGGTCTAA